A section of the Vicinamibacterales bacterium genome encodes:
- the rsmI gene encoding 16S rRNA (cytidine(1402)-2'-O)-methyltransferase: MAGTLYVVATPIGNLEDVTLRALRILRDVPLIAAEDTRRTARLLQHYSISTRTTSLHAHNEHEKAPVLIDRLKAGDSIALVTDAGTPLISDPGQGLVRQARAAGIRVEAIPGPSAVMAALSASGWGGEGFTFLGFPPHRSSDRERWLARLVDIGQLTVVFEAPHRIARTLDELGELFGKDHEIAVARELTKAHEELVIGPISAARTRFHEARGEFTLLIPPKNASSSAPVSVPDVNHLREELGRLAKDRAIGRRDALKQLAARYGLSVNQLYRLLES, encoded by the coding sequence ATGGCCGGCACCCTGTATGTGGTCGCCACTCCCATCGGCAACCTCGAAGATGTCACGTTGCGCGCCCTCAGGATCCTTCGCGACGTCCCGCTGATTGCAGCCGAGGACACTCGCCGGACAGCGCGGCTTCTCCAACACTACTCGATCTCGACGCGGACGACGAGCCTGCACGCCCACAACGAGCACGAGAAGGCGCCCGTTCTGATCGATCGGTTGAAAGCGGGCGATTCCATTGCGCTCGTGACGGATGCGGGCACGCCGCTGATCTCGGATCCGGGGCAGGGCCTGGTCCGGCAGGCGCGTGCCGCGGGGATTCGGGTCGAAGCGATCCCGGGACCGAGTGCGGTCATGGCCGCCCTGTCCGCCTCCGGCTGGGGCGGCGAAGGGTTTACCTTCCTGGGTTTCCCACCACATAGGTCGTCTGACCGCGAGCGATGGCTGGCCAGGCTGGTGGATATAGGCCAATTGACCGTTGTTTTCGAGGCGCCGCATCGGATTGCGCGCACTCTCGACGAGCTGGGAGAGCTGTTCGGTAAGGACCACGAGATCGCCGTCGCCCGCGAGTTGACCAAGGCCCACGAGGAATTGGTCATTGGACCGATATCGGCGGCGCGCACGCGATTTCACGAGGCCCGCGGCGAGTTCACGCTCCTCATTCCCCCCAAGAACGCCTCGTCGTCTGCGCCGGTTTCAGTCCCCGACGTGAACCACCTGCGCGAGGAACTTGGTCGATTGGCCAAAGACAGGGCGATCGGCCGGCGTGACGCACTCAAGCAGCTGGCGGCGCGGTACGGCCTTTCCGTGAACCAGCTGTACAGATTGCTGGAGTCTTGA
- a CDS encoding tetratricopeptide repeat protein yields the protein MPMAKSRRVTKSRTSARKPARVASKRGAADRKRSSRPGKGASVRNAARKPSAKRPAPKPASQAAAKAVKAAPVPAPPAPPAPPPRKPTYHEAVAMYERGLQALQRRDFAASAAALRTVIERYPDERELLERARLYLKVCERELEPKEPTPKTADEWVYAATVAQNSGDEPTALRHLQRALNEDPRHDHAHYLMAVAMAQRGDPGTALDHLRRAIALNPENRSRARQDQDLDIIREEPGFKVALDTAPAEGPTTVAASAPAAAVRSRKPRR from the coding sequence ATGCCGATGGCCAAATCGCGCCGGGTGACCAAATCCCGGACTTCCGCTCGTAAACCCGCCCGCGTTGCCAGCAAACGTGGCGCAGCCGACCGGAAACGGTCTTCGCGGCCCGGCAAGGGCGCTTCGGTTCGGAATGCCGCCCGAAAGCCGTCGGCCAAACGGCCTGCACCGAAACCCGCGTCCCAGGCTGCGGCGAAAGCCGTGAAGGCGGCGCCGGTGCCGGCACCGCCCGCGCCTCCCGCGCCGCCGCCGCGCAAGCCGACGTATCACGAGGCGGTCGCGATGTACGAGCGGGGCCTCCAGGCCTTGCAGCGGCGCGATTTCGCGGCGTCCGCCGCGGCGCTCCGCACCGTCATCGAGCGCTACCCGGACGAGCGCGAACTGCTCGAGCGCGCCCGCCTCTATCTCAAGGTGTGCGAGCGCGAACTCGAGCCGAAGGAACCGACGCCGAAAACCGCCGACGAGTGGGTCTACGCCGCGACCGTCGCGCAGAATTCGGGCGATGAACCTACCGCGTTGAGACATCTGCAGCGGGCACTGAACGAGGACCCGCGCCACGATCACGCACACTACCTGATGGCGGTCGCCATGGCCCAGCGCGGCGATCCGGGCACGGCGCTGGATCATCTGCGCCGCGCCATTGCGCTGAACCCGGAGAACCGCTCGCGCGCCCGCCAGGACCAGGACCTCGACATCATTCGCGAGGAACCCGGGTTCAAGGTCGCGCTCGACACGGCGCCGGCAGAGGGTCCCACCACCGTCGCCGCGTCAGCCCCGGCCGCAGCCGTCCGTTCGCGAAAGCCCCGTCGCTGA